One genomic region from Methanocaldococcus fervens AG86 encodes:
- the ribB gene encoding 3,4-dihydroxy-2-butanone-4-phosphate synthase, which yields MNNVEKAIEALKRGEIILVYDSDEREGETDMVVASQFITPEHIRRMRKDAGGLICTALHPDICNKLGIPFMVDILEFAAQKFKVLKELYPNDIPYDEKSSFSITINHRKTFTGITDKDRAFTIKKLAELVKEERFEDFGKEFRSPGHVTLLRATEGLVKNRQGHTEMTVALAEMANLTPITTICEMMGDDGEAMSKSETKRYAEKHNLVYLNGEDIINYYLEKYAKE from the coding sequence ATGAATAATGTAGAAAAGGCTATAGAGGCATTAAAAAGAGGAGAAATTATCTTAGTCTATGATTCAGATGAGAGAGAAGGAGAAACAGATATGGTTGTTGCTTCTCAATTCATTACACCGGAGCATATAAGAAGGATGAGAAAAGACGCTGGAGGGTTAATCTGCACAGCTTTACATCCCGATATATGCAATAAGTTAGGCATTCCATTTATGGTTGATATATTAGAATTTGCAGCTCAAAAATTTAAAGTTTTGAAAGAGTTGTATCCAAATGATATTCCTTACGATGAGAAATCATCATTTTCAATAACAATAAACCATAGAAAAACATTCACTGGAATTACAGATAAAGATAGGGCATTTACAATAAAAAAATTAGCTGAATTAGTTAAAGAGGAAAGATTTGAAGATTTTGGTAAAGAGTTCAGAAGCCCAGGGCATGTAACTTTATTAAGAGCTACTGAAGGTTTAGTTAAAAATAGGCAAGGACATACGGAGATGACGGTAGCTTTGGCAGAGATGGCTAATTTAACGCCAATAACTACCATCTGCGAAATGATGGGGGATGATGGGGAAGCTATGAGTAAATCTGAAACAAAAAGATATGCTGAAAAGCATAATTTAGTTTATTTAAATGGAGAGGATATAATTAACTATTACTTAGAGAAATACGCAAAAGAATAA
- the ribK gene encoding CTP-dependent riboflavin kinase: MIIEGRVVSGFGEGRYFLSLPPYKEAFKKVLGFDPYEGTLNLKLNEAFNINKFKYIETEDFEFNGKKFFGVKILPIKILINNNEIDGAIVVPKKTYHSSDIIEIIAPVKLREQFNLKDGDVVKILIKGDGNE, translated from the coding sequence ATGATTATTGAGGGTAGAGTGGTTTCTGGATTTGGAGAGGGGAGGTATTTTTTATCACTCCCACCTTATAAAGAGGCATTTAAAAAAGTTTTAGGATTTGATCCTTATGAGGGAACTCTAAATTTGAAGTTAAATGAAGCATTTAACATAAATAAATTTAAATACATTGAAACAGAGGATTTTGAATTTAATGGCAAAAAATTTTTTGGAGTTAAGATTTTGCCCATAAAAATATTAATAAATAATAATGAAATAGATGGAGCGATAGTCGTGCCGAAAAAGACATATCATAGTAGCGATATTATAGAGATAATTGCTCCAGTAAAACTTAGGGAGCAATTCAATTTAAAAGATGGAGATGTAGTAAAAATATTAATCAAGGGAGATGGTAATGAATAA